TTCTTCAGATCGTGGATGAGCTGCGCCAGGTCCTCGATCGAGTAGATGTCGTGGTGCGGCGGCGGCGAGATGAGGCCGACGCCGGGGGTGGAGTGCCGAGTCCTGGCCACCCACGGGTACACCTTGTGGCCGGGCAACTGGCCGCCCTCGCCGGGCTTGGCGCCCTGCGCCATCTTGATCTGGATGTCGTCGGCGTTCACCAGGTACTCGCTGGTGACGCCGAAGCGGCCGGAGGCCACCTGCTTGATCGCCGAGCGCCGGGCCGGGTCGTACAGCCGGTCGGCGTCCTCGCCGCCCTCGCCGGTGTTGGACTTGCCGCCGAGCTGGTTCATCGCGATCGCCAGCGTCTCGTGCGCCTCCCGCGAGATGGAGCCGTACGACATGGCGCCGGTGGAGAACCGCTTGACGATCGCGGCGACGGGCTCGACCTCGTCGAGCGGCACCGCCGGGCGGTCCGACGCCAGCCGGAAGAGCCCGCGCAGCGTCATCAGCCGCTCGGACTGCTCGTCCACGCGCTGCGTGTACTGCTTGAAGATGTCGTAGCGGCGGGTGCGGGTCGAGTGCTGCAGCCGGAAGACCGTGTCCGGGTCGAAGAGATGCGGCTCGCCCTCGCGGCGCCACTGGTACTCGCCGCCGATCTCCAGGTTGCGGTGCGCCGGGGCGATGCCGGAGGCGGGATACGCCTTGGCGTGCCGGGCGGCGACCTCCCGGGCGATGACATCGAGTCCCGCGCCGCCGATCTTCGACGTGGTGCCGTGGAAGTACGTGTCCACGAACTCCTGGTCCAGGCCGATGGCCTCGAAGACCTGCGCACCGCGGTACGAGGCGACGGTGGAGATGCCCATCTTGGACATCACCTTCAGCACGCCCTTGCCCAGCGCCTTGATCAGGTTGCGGATGGCCGTCTGCGCATCGCCGTCCGGGCCGCCCTCGATGAACGTACCGGCGCGGACGAGGTCTTCGACGGACTCCATCGCCAGGTACGGGTTGACGGCGGCGGCCCCGTAGCCGATGAGCAGAGCGACGTGGTGTACCTCGCGCACATCGCCGGCCTCGACCAGCAGGCCGACCTGGGAGCGCTGCTTGGTGCGGATCAGGTGGTGGTGGACGGCGGAGGTGAGCAGCAGCGACGGGATCGGGGCGTGCTCGGCGTCGGAGTGCCGGTCGGAGAGGACCAGCAGCCGGGCGCCGGAGTCGATCGCCGCGTCGACCTCGGTGCAGACCTCCGCCAGCCGGTCGGCGAGCGCCTGGCCGCCGCCCTGCACGCGGTAGAGCCCGGAGAGCGTCACGGACTTGAAGCCCGGCATGTCGCCGTCGGCGTTGACGTGGATGAGCTTGGCCAGCTCGTCGTTGTCGAGGACGGGGAACGGCAGCGTGACCGTACGACAGGACGCGGGCGTGGGCTCCAGCAGGTTGCCCTGCGGGCCCAGCGCCGAGTGCAGCGAGGTGACCAGTTCCTCGCGGATCGCGTCCAGCGGCGGGTTGGTGACCTGCGCGAAGAGCTGGGTGAAGTAGTCGAAGATCAGCCGCGGCCGGTCCGAGAGCCCCGCGAGCGGGGTGTCGGAGCCCATGGAGCCGATCGGCTCCGCGCCGGTGCGCGCCATGGGCGCGAGCAGGACGCGCAGCTCCTCCTCGGTGTAGCCGAAGGTCTGCTGGCGGCGGGTGACCGAGGCGTGGGTGTGCACGATGTGCTCGCGCTCGGGCAGCTCCGGCAGCGCGACGATGCCGGCGTCCAGCCAGTCCCCGTACGGGTGCTCGGCGGCCAGCTCCGCCTTGATCTCGTCGTCCTCGACGATGCGGTGCTGCGCGGTGTCGACCAGGAACATCCGGCCGGGCTGCAGCCGGCCCTTGCGCACGACGCGGTCCGGGTCGAAGTCGAGCACGCCCACCTCGGAGGCGAGCACGACCAGCCCGTCGTCGGTGACCCAGTAGCGGCCGGGGCGCAGGCCGTTGCGGTCGAGGACGGCGCCGACGAGGGTGCCGTCGGTGAAGCTGACGCCCGCCGGGCCGTCCCAGGGCTCCATGACGGTGGAGTGGTACTGGTAGAACGCCCGCCGGGCCGGGTCCATGGACTCGTGGTTCTCCCACGCCTCCGGGATCATCATCAGCATCGCGTGCGGCAGCGACCGGCCGCCCAGGTGCAGCAGCTCCAGCACCTCGTCGAAGGAGGCGGTGTCGGAGGCGCCGGGGGTACAGATGGGGAAGACCCGCTCCAGGTCGTGCTCCCCGAAGAGCTCCGAGGAGAGCTGGGACTCCCGCGCGCGCATCCAGTTGCGGTTGCCCATGACCGTGTTGATCTCGCCGTTGTGCGCGATGTAGCGGTACGGGTGGGCCAGCGGCCAGCTCGGGAAGGTGTTGGTGGAGAACCGGGAGTGCACGACGCCGATGGCGGTCGTCAGCCGGCGGTCCGACAGGTCCGGGAAGAACGGTTCGAGCTGCCCGGTGGTGAGCATGCCCTTGTACACGAGGGTGCGCGAGGACAGCGAGGGGAAGTACACGTCGGTCTCGCGCTCGGCACGCTTGCGCAGCACGAACGCGGACCGGTCCAGCTCGATGCCGCTCTTGCGGGCCGCCGGGTCGGCGCTCTCGACGAAGAGCTGGGCGAACGACGGCATGGTCGCGCGGGCGCCGGCGCCGAGCAGCTCGGGCGCGACGGGCACCTCGCGCCAGCCGAGGACCCGCAGGCCCTCCTCGGCGGCGATGGCCGCGACCCGCTCCCGTACGGCGGCGGCCTCGTCCTCGGCCACGGGCAGGAAGGCCATGCCGACGGCGTACGAACCGGCGGCCGGCAGCCGGAAGCCGGCGGCGGCGCGGAGGAACGCGTCCGGGACTTGCAGCAGGATGCCGGCGCCGTCGCCGGTGTCGGGGTCGGAGCCGGTGGCACCGCGGTGTTCCAGGTTGCGCAGCACCGTCAGCGCCTGCTGGACGAGTGCGTGGCTGGCCTCCCCGCTCAGCGTGGCGACGAAGCCGACCCCGCATGCGTCGTGCTCGTACCGGGGGTCGTACAGCCCCTGCGCTGCAGGGCGGGCCGCCTGGGATGCGTGCCGCATCGGCTCTCCCGTCGTCGTCGTGGCAGTGATGCGTGCCGAGGGACGACGTTGGCCCTGGCCGAAATTTCGTGCAGGTTACATGATGACCTGCAGCTCAGGAAGCGGATACCGCGTATCAGCATCCGGACACCCCCGGTCGGGGAGTGCACCCCGCCGCGCGGGGGATCTGCACGGTTCGTGCAGGACGAAGCGCGGGCGGCACTGCCCGCGGTCCCCGTCACATGCCCGCGGTGGTCCGGTTCGAAACGCGGGGGTAATAGATCAGAAGTGCGAGCAGATCGCTTTCGAGGATACGGGATCCGGCCGCGCCCGCGGTCGGCGATCAGCCGCCGACCGTGGCTCCGAAGAGGGCGCCCAGGCCGTACGTGACGGCCGCCGCGGCGCCGCCGAGGAGCAGTTGCCGCAGCCCGCTGTACCACCAGGTGCGGGCCGTGATCCGCGCCACCGCCGCGCCGCAGGCGAAGAGCCCGGCCAGCGCGAGCAGCACCGCGGGCCACAGCGCCGTCGCGCCCAGCAGATACGGCAGCACCGGCAGCAGCGCGCCGACGGCGAAGGAGCCGAACGACGACAGCGCCGCCACCGGCGGCGACGGCAGGTCGCCCGGGTCGATGCCCAGCTCCTCCCGGGCGTGGATCTCCAGCGCCTGCTCCGGGTCCCGCATGAGCTGCCTGGACACCTCGGCGGCCAGCTCCGGGTCCACCCCGCGGGACTCGTAGAGGTCGCTCAGCTCTTGCAGCTCGTCCTCCGGGTGCCGGCTCAGCTCGCGCCGCTCCACGTCCAGCTCGGCGAGGACCAGCTCGCGCTGGGAGGCGACGGAGGTGTACTCCCCCGCGGCCATCGAGAAGGCGCCGGCCGCCAGCCCCGCGAGGCCGGTGAGCACGATCGTCGTGGACGAGACCGAGCCGCCGGCCACGCCGGTGATCAGCGCGAGGTTCGACACCAGCCCGTCCATCGCGCCGAAGACGGCGGGCCGCAGCCAGCCGCCGGTGACGTCACGGTGGGTAGGGCCGTGCCGCTCGGCCGGCCCGCCCGCCTGCAGCCCCGCGGACATGGATCGCGCTCCCCTCGTCGATCTTCCGTTCGACGATACGCGGGGTCCCGGCGGCCCGCCAGCAAGGCAGGCCGTACTCACCTGGGACGACACACCCCGCCGGCCACCGGCCGCGGGCCGCCCGGGGCCGGTGTCTCCGGGGGCGGCGGGGCGGCGGGGGCGCGAGCGGCTGAGGCGTCAGAGGTGCTGCGGGTCGCACCGGATGCTTCCGGTGCGCGGCGGGGGCCCGGCAGGCTGAGGTGCCCTTACCGGCCGTATCACCGGGGTTCGGTCGCCGGACTCGCCGGACAGACTCTAGGGGACGATCCGGCCGGGTGACCGGGCCGGACACGGGCGGGGCCGTCGCCGCGGGTGCGGTGACGGCCCTGCCGTGCGTGCGGTGTGCGGGGCGGCTACGTGTGCCGGCCGCGCTCCCCCGCGGGGGCGTCCCCCGCGGCCTTGGCCTCGGCCGCGCCGGCGGTCGCGGGCTCCTGCTCGCCGGCGGCCCCGGAGGCGTCGCCGGGCCCGTCCGGTCCTTCCGCCTCGCCGGGCTCGCCGTCCTTCGCGTCGGCCCCGGCCTTCCCGGCGGCGCCGGGCGCGTCCTTCCCGGGGGCGCCGGGCGCGTCCTTCCCGGGGGCGCCGGGCGCGTCCTTCCCGGGGGCGCCGGGCGCGTCCTTCCCGGGGGCGCCGGGCGCGTCCTTCCCGGGGGCGCCGGACTCGTCGTGCGCGGCGCGCTCCACGACCTCCTCGCGGCCCGGCCGCTTCTTCGCCGACACCACGATGTAGAGCACCGCGGCGGCGAAGACCAGGATCGACGTCCAGACGTTGAGCCGCAGCCCGAGGACCTCGTGCGCCTCGTCCACGCGCAGGTACTCGATCCAGCCGCGGCCCGCCGTGTACCCCGCGACGTAGAGCGCGAAGGCCCGGCCGTGGCCGAGGCGGAATCGCCGGTCGGCCCAGATCACCAGCAGCGCGACGCCGATGCACCACAGCGACTCGTACAGGAAGGTCGGGTGGAAGGTCTCGGCGGTGCCGGTGACGGAGTACTCCGCGTCGATCTCGACGGCCCAGGGGACGTCGGTCTGCTTGCCGTACAGCTCCTGGTTGAACCAGTTGCCCCAGCGGCCCAGGGCCTGCGCGAGCGCGATGCCGGGCGCGACGGCGTCGGCGTAGGCCGGGATCGGGATGCCGCGGCGGCGGCAGCCGATCCAGGCGCCGAGTGCACCCATCGCGATGGCGCCCCAGATGCCGAGGCCGCCCTCCCAGATCTCGAAGGCCTTGACCCAGTCGCCACCCTCGCCGAAATACGGCTCGTACGTGGTGACGACGTGGTAGAGCCGGCCGCCGACGAGGCCGAAGGGCACGGCCCAGATGGCGATGTCCGCGACGGTCCCCGCCCGGCCGCCGCGTGCGATCCAGCGACGTCCGCCGAGCCAGATGGCCACGAAGATGCCGAGCAGGATGGCGAGGGCGTAACCGCGCAGCGGGAGCGGTCCGAGGTGCCAGACGCCCTCGGAAGGGCTGGGGATGTATGCGAGATCCATAGCAGGTCCGACGGTACCGTGCCGCGGCGCGGCGCGGGGAGCCCGCGGGGACAACGGCTCCGTAACTCTCCGCGATGTCGCCGCCCCGCAGAGGTGGCTCAGTCCTTACCGGCGTCCTCGACGAGCTGCTTGAAGCTCTCCGGGGTGAGGTTCGAGCCCGGCCCGAGGATGTTCTCGCCCTCCAGCAGCACGGTGGGGGTCGAGTTGTGGCCGGACTTGCCGAACGCCTCGTCGGACGCGTCGACCCAGCCGTCGAACCTGCCGTCGTCGACGCAGGAGTCGAAGCGCTTGCCGCGCAGCCCGTCGACCTTGCCCGCCAGGTCCTTGAGGTGTCCCTTCTCGGCGAAGGCGTCGTCGTTCTCCGGCGGCTGGTTGCGGAAGAGCACGTCATGGTACGGGACGAACTTGCCGGCGTCCTGGGCGCAGGCCGCGGCGTTGGCGGAGTTCAGCGAGCCGGTGCCGCCGAAGTTGCCGTCGATGAGCTTGACCAGCCGGTACTCCGTGCGCAGTTTCCCCGCGTCCTCCAGCTCGTTGATCGTCTTGCTGAAGCGGTCCTCGAACTGGCCGCAGGCCGGACAGCGGAAGTCCTCGTACACGGTGAGGGCGGCCGGGGCGGCCGCCCTGCCCGCGGGCAGCGCGAGGCGGTCCTCGCCGACGGCGCCCTTCGGGAACACGACGGGCTTGTCGTTGGTGTCACTGCCGCTGTTCTGGCCGATGAGGACGCCGACCACCGCGACCACGGCGAGCACCCCGACCACCGCGGCGAGCACGACCAGCATCCGCCGCCGCTTGTCCATGGACCTCTGCCGCTCGCGCTCGGCCTGCATCCGGTCCCGGGCGGTGCGCTTCCCCTGAGAGTTGTTCTCGCTCACGCCCGGCTATAACGAGGGACCCGGCCCCCGGTGACGGATCAGAACACGCGCCCGTACTGCAGGTAAGCGGCGGCGGCGGAGAGCACCAGCACGACCGAGACGAGGACGAGGCAGACGGTGAGGGCGCGCGGCACCGGCGCGTGGGGCATCCGCGGGCGGGGGCGGCGCATCCGGTGCTCTTTCGGTGCCGCCTCGCGCCGGGCCTCCTCGGCGGCGAGCCGCTCCGTGACCTCGTACCACCGCGCGGAGCGCTCCTTCGGCGCGGTGGCCTCTATCTGGCCCAGGGAATCCCTCTGGAACCGCTCCCATATGTCATCGGGCAGACGCGGCTCGTCGTCGGCGCCGGGCTGATTGCCGGCCATCGGGCCCTCCCCTGTGCGGCACGGATTACTACGTCAAGTTTCGCACGTCCGTACCCACCGCGGAGGGCCCTGTGGATATCCGCTTGGGTCGCTCAGCCCCGGCGGCGTACCCCCTCGGCCAGCTCACCCGCGAGCGCCCGCACGGCCGCGAGGCCCGCCTCGTGGTCGTCCCCCGCGGCCAGCAGCCGCTTGACGAACGCCGAGCCGACGATCACGCCGTCGGCGAACGCGGCGACCTCGGCCGCCTGGTCCGCCGTCGAGACCCCGAGGCCGACGCAGACCGGCAGGCCGCCGTCCCGTGCCGCCTCGGTGGCGCGGGTGCGCCGGACCAGGTCCTGGGCCTCGCGGCCCACGGACTCGCGGGTGCCCGTGACGCCCATCAGCGACGCGGCGTAGACGAAGCCGCTCCCGGCCGCCGTGATGGCCGACAGCCGCTGCTCGCGGCTGCTGGGGGCGACCACGAAGACCGTGGCCAGGCCGTGCTTGTCGGCCGCCTGGCGCCACGGCCCCGACTCCTCGACGGGCAGGTCGGGCAGGATGCAGCCCGCGCCGCCCGCCGCGGCCAGGTCATCGGCGAAGCGCTCGGGGCCGTAGCGGTCGACCGGGTTCCAGTACGTCATGCAGAGCACCGGGGCGTCCGTCGCGGACTGCACCTCGGCGACCGTGCGGATGACGTCCTTGATACGCAGCCCGCCGCGCAGCGCGATGTCGTCGGCGGTCTGGATCACCGGGCCGTCCAGCACCGGGTCGCTGTGCGGCAGGCCGACCTCGAGGGCGTCGCAGCCGCCTTCGAGCATGGCGGTCATGGCCCGTACGCCCGTGTCCACGTCGGGGAAGCCGGCGGGCAGATAGCCGATGAGGGCCGCCCGGTCCTCCGCCTTCGCGGCGGCGAGCACGGCGTCGAGCCGCGCGATGTTGCCCGTCACCGGTCCGCCTCCTCGGCGTCGTAGAGCCCGAAGTAGCGGGCGGCGGTGTCCATGTCCTTGTCGCCGCGCCCGGAGAGGTTGACGACGATCAGGCCGTCGGGCCCCAGCTCGCGGCCGACCTCCAGCGCACCGGCGAGCGCGTGGGCGCTCTCGATGGCCGGGATGATGCCCTCGCTGCGCGACAGCAGCCGCAGCGCCTGCATCGCCTCGTCGTCGGTCACGGCCCGGTACTCGGCGCGGCCGGCGTCCTTGAGGTAGGCGTGCTCGGGGCCGACGCCCGGGTAGTCGAGGCCGGCGGAGATCGAGTACGGCTCGGTGATCTGGCCGTCCTCGTCCTGCAGCACGTACGACCGGGAGCCGTGCAGGATCCCGGGGTCCCCGAGGCTGAGGGTCGCGGCGTGCTCGCCGCTGGTCAGGCCGTGGCCGGCGGGCTCGCAGCCGACGAGGCGCACGGCGGGGTGGGGCAGGAAGGCGTGGAAGAGGCCGATGGCGTTGGAGCCGCCGCCGACGCAGGCCACGGCCGCGTCGGGCATCCGGCCCGTGCGGTCGAGCAACTGCTGCCGGGCCTCGATGCCGATGACCCGGTGGAAGTCCCGGACCAGCGCGGGGAAGGGGTGCGGTCCCGCGACGGTGCCGAAGAGGTAGTGGGTGTGCTCGACGTTGGCGACCCAGTCGCGGAACGCCTCGTTGATC
The Streptomyces sp. CNQ-509 DNA segment above includes these coding regions:
- the gltB gene encoding glutamate synthase large subunit gives rise to the protein MRHASQAARPAAQGLYDPRYEHDACGVGFVATLSGEASHALVQQALTVLRNLEHRGATGSDPDTGDGAGILLQVPDAFLRAAAGFRLPAAGSYAVGMAFLPVAEDEAAAVRERVAAIAAEEGLRVLGWREVPVAPELLGAGARATMPSFAQLFVESADPAARKSGIELDRSAFVLRKRAERETDVYFPSLSSRTLVYKGMLTTGQLEPFFPDLSDRRLTTAIGVVHSRFSTNTFPSWPLAHPYRYIAHNGEINTVMGNRNWMRARESQLSSELFGEHDLERVFPICTPGASDTASFDEVLELLHLGGRSLPHAMLMMIPEAWENHESMDPARRAFYQYHSTVMEPWDGPAGVSFTDGTLVGAVLDRNGLRPGRYWVTDDGLVVLASEVGVLDFDPDRVVRKGRLQPGRMFLVDTAQHRIVEDDEIKAELAAEHPYGDWLDAGIVALPELPEREHIVHTHASVTRRQQTFGYTEEELRVLLAPMARTGAEPIGSMGSDTPLAGLSDRPRLIFDYFTQLFAQVTNPPLDAIREELVTSLHSALGPQGNLLEPTPASCRTVTLPFPVLDNDELAKLIHVNADGDMPGFKSVTLSGLYRVQGGGQALADRLAEVCTEVDAAIDSGARLLVLSDRHSDAEHAPIPSLLLTSAVHHHLIRTKQRSQVGLLVEAGDVREVHHVALLIGYGAAAVNPYLAMESVEDLVRAGTFIEGGPDGDAQTAIRNLIKALGKGVLKVMSKMGISTVASYRGAQVFEAIGLDQEFVDTYFHGTTSKIGGAGLDVIAREVAARHAKAYPASGIAPAHRNLEIGGEYQWRREGEPHLFDPDTVFRLQHSTRTRRYDIFKQYTQRVDEQSERLMTLRGLFRLASDRPAVPLDEVEPVAAIVKRFSTGAMSYGSISREAHETLAIAMNQLGGKSNTGEGGEDADRLYDPARRSAIKQVASGRFGVTSEYLVNADDIQIKMAQGAKPGEGGQLPGHKVYPWVARTRHSTPGVGLISPPPHHDIYSIEDLAQLIHDLKNANPQARIHVKLVSEVGVGTVAAGVSKAHADVVLISGHDGGTGASPLTSLKHAGGPWELGLAETQQTLLLNGLRDRIVVQTDGQLKTGRDVVVAALLGAEEFGFATAPLVVSGCVMMRVCHLDTCPVGIATQNPVLRERYTGQAEHVVNFFEFIAEEVRELLAELGFRSLDEAVGHAEVLDITRAVDHWKAQGLDLAPLLYVPELPDGAARYQVTGQDHGLEKALDNELIKLAADALAAPSAAEAQPVRARVAIRNINRTVGTMLGHEVTKKFGGEGLPDGAIDITFTGSAGQSFGAFVPRGVTLRLEGDANDYVGKGLSGGRLVVRPDRAAEHLAEYSVIAGNTLAYGATGGEMFLRGKVGERFCVRNSGALVVAEGVGDHGCEYMTGGQAVVLGETGRNFAAGMSGGVAYVIDLDPDNVNEGNLAAVEKLDDADREWLHDVVRRHHEETGSTVAGKLLAEWDAPDAGVARFSKVYPSTYKAVLTAKDAAERAGLTEAQTHEKMMEAALHG
- a CDS encoding VIT1/CCC1 transporter family protein, coding for MSAGLQAGGPAERHGPTHRDVTGGWLRPAVFGAMDGLVSNLALITGVAGGSVSSTTIVLTGLAGLAAGAFSMAAGEYTSVASQRELVLAELDVERRELSRHPEDELQELSDLYESRGVDPELAAEVSRQLMRDPEQALEIHAREELGIDPGDLPSPPVAALSSFGSFAVGALLPVLPYLLGATALWPAVLLALAGLFACGAAVARITARTWWYSGLRQLLLGGAAAAVTYGLGALFGATVGG
- the lgt gene encoding prolipoprotein diacylglyceryl transferase; the protein is MDLAYIPSPSEGVWHLGPLPLRGYALAILLGIFVAIWLGGRRWIARGGRAGTVADIAIWAVPFGLVGGRLYHVVTTYEPYFGEGGDWVKAFEIWEGGLGIWGAIAMGALGAWIGCRRRGIPIPAYADAVAPGIALAQALGRWGNWFNQELYGKQTDVPWAVEIDAEYSVTGTAETFHPTFLYESLWCIGVALLVIWADRRFRLGHGRAFALYVAGYTAGRGWIEYLRVDEAHEVLGLRLNVWTSILVFAAAVLYIVVSAKKRPGREEVVERAAHDESGAPGKDAPGAPGKDAPGAPGKDAPGAPGKDAPGAPGKDAPGAAGKAGADAKDGEPGEAEGPDGPGDASGAAGEQEPATAGAAEAKAAGDAPAGERGRHT
- a CDS encoding thioredoxin domain-containing protein, with product MSENNSQGKRTARDRMQAERERQRSMDKRRRMLVVLAAVVGVLAVVAVVGVLIGQNSGSDTNDKPVVFPKGAVGEDRLALPAGRAAAPAALTVYEDFRCPACGQFEDRFSKTINELEDAGKLRTEYRLVKLIDGNFGGTGSLNSANAAACAQDAGKFVPYHDVLFRNQPPENDDAFAEKGHLKDLAGKVDGLRGKRFDSCVDDGRFDGWVDASDEAFGKSGHNSTPTVLLEGENILGPGSNLTPESFKQLVEDAGKD
- the trpA gene encoding tryptophan synthase subunit alpha, with protein sequence MTGNIARLDAVLAAAKAEDRAALIGYLPAGFPDVDTGVRAMTAMLEGGCDALEVGLPHSDPVLDGPVIQTADDIALRGGLRIKDVIRTVAEVQSATDAPVLCMTYWNPVDRYGPERFADDLAAAGGAGCILPDLPVEESGPWRQAADKHGLATVFVVAPSSREQRLSAITAAGSGFVYAASLMGVTGTRESVGREAQDLVRRTRATEAARDGGLPVCVGLGVSTADQAAEVAAFADGVIVGSAFVKRLLAAGDDHEAGLAAVRALAGELAEGVRRRG
- the trpB gene encoding tryptophan synthase subunit beta produces the protein MPAEFFIPDPERQVPTAEGYFGAYGGKFIPEALRAAVDEVAVAYEKAKDDESFVAELNDLLVHYTGRPSPLTEVPRFAAEAGGARVFLKREDLNHTGSHKINNVLGQALLTRRMGKTRVIAETGAGQHGVATATACALLGLECTVYMGEIDTERQALNVARMRILGAEVVPVKSGSRTLKDAINEAFRDWVANVEHTHYLFGTVAGPHPFPALVRDFHRVIGIEARQQLLDRTGRMPDAAVACVGGGSNAIGLFHAFLPHPAVRLVGCEPAGHGLTSGEHAATLSLGDPGILHGSRSYVLQDEDGQITEPYSISAGLDYPGVGPEHAYLKDAGRAEYRAVTDDEAMQALRLLSRSEGIIPAIESAHALAGALEVGRELGPDGLIVVNLSGRGDKDMDTAARYFGLYDAEEADR